One segment of Anastrepha obliqua isolate idAnaObli1 chromosome 3, idAnaObli1_1.0, whole genome shotgun sequence DNA contains the following:
- the LOC129241620 gene encoding sorting nexin lst-4: MTSYVRAMYDFSGEPGSSEISINVGEVLAVTRTDVGEGWWEGKNSKGKVGLFPAAYVEVLSAAEAQKLNNQANTNIPAAVPANTANSTTTATTDTIHRYDQNADEYDDWEDDWDDDNDTYSEIGPSGAAKPATNQAAYATTLTHSASNYDHKNLPAAPMDDTMSLASTAASNNTATLKKSGMFGKSSDSYILGLGNKEKLSDHEIVHITSIDNFFYWQSNHQSYTVIVASPKKESKFKGMKTFIAYQLTPSFNNISVSRRYKHFDWLHERLVEKFCLIPIPPLPDKQISGRYEEQFVEHRRVQLQEFVDWVCRHPVMSQCEVWHHFLTCNDDKMWKSGKRKAERDTYVDVTYCWAISPPEKTLLPSLVDAQMESCSLFTHAMDTAVRNLLALSNETAKRYQTQCKKEFQRIGDGMSDLAKALNIDERRAPSKTTPLSESVGRVGGIFIGIGQLFGDQPKLDWIPFSDRLHIYRGVLNSFPDILSTHKGAMQKRKECERLTAEQKMSNAQMAEVNRRTDVISYAVMAEMSHFKQERDTHLKQALKSFIEEQIKFYSNVVSRLQEAHRQFD, from the exons atgacaTCGTATGTACGAGCAATGTACGATTTCTCCGGTGAGCCGGGTTCGTCGGAGATTTCAATAAACGTTGGTGAAGTCCTAGCTGTTACTCGAACGGATGTCGGCGAAGGTTGGTGGGAGGGAAAGAACAGCAAAGGAAAGGTTGGCCTCTTCCCAGCAGCATATGTGGAGGTGCTGTCGGCCGCTGAGGCGCAGAAACTCAATAATCAAGCTAACACCAATATTCCCGCCGCAGTTCCTGCGAATACTGCAAACTCAACCACGACTGCCACTACGGACACAATACATCGGTATGATCAAAACGCTGACGAATATGACGATTGGGAAGACGACTGGGATGATGATAACGATACTTATTCCGAAATAGGACCCAGTGGTGCGGCAAAGCCTGCTACCAATCAAGCTGCTTACGCCACTACACTCACACATTCCGCTAGTAACTATGACCATAAAAATCTGCCCGCAGCACCTATGGATGACACTATGTCATTAGCTTCAACAGCCGCATCGAACAACACAGCTACTTTAAAGAAGTCTGGTATGTTCGGCAAAAGCTCCGATTCATATATACTAGGCTTGGGGAATAAAGAGAAACTATCTGATCACGAGATTGTACATATAACGAGTAtagataatttcttttattggcAAAGTAATCATCAGTCGTATACTGTAATTGTGGCCAGCCCTAAAAAGGAGTCTAAATTTAAAGGAATGAAAACTTTTATTGCATACCAGTTAACGCCAAGTTTCAATAATATATCT GTATCAAGACGATATAAACATTTTGATTGGTTACACGAACGTTTGGTGGAAAAGTTTTGCCTCATTCCCATTCCACCGTTGCCAGACAAGCAAATTTCTGGCAGATATGAAGAGCAATTCGTGGAGCATCGACGTGTTCAGTTACAAGAGTTTGTGGACTGGGTGTGCCGTCATCCAGTAATGTCACAGTGTGAAGTATGGCATCATTTTTTGACTTGCAATGATGATAAAATGTGGAAATCAGGCAAAAGGAAAGCCGAACGAGACACATACGTGGATGTCACTTATTGTTGGGCTATATCACCGCCTGAGAAGACATTGTTGCCTTCACTTGTAGACGCTCAAATGGAGAGTTGTTCACTGTTCACGCATGCGATGGATACTGCAGTTAGAAACCTTTTGGCATTGTCCAACGAAACAGCGAAACGTTATCAAACACAATGTAAAAAAGAATTCCAACGTATAGGTGATGGTATGTCAGATCTAGCGAAGGCTTTGAACATTGATGAGCGTCGAGCACCTTCAAAAACAACGCCGTTATCGGAAAGCGTGGGACGCGTTGGTGGTATTTTCATAGGCATTGGACAACTATTCGGTGATCAGCCAAAATTAGACTGGATACCATTTTCCGATCGTTTGCATATATACAG AGGTGTCCTCAACAGCTTTCCTGATATCCTTTCAACGCATAAAGGAGCAATGCAAAAGCGCAAAGAATGTGAACGTTTGACCGCTGAGCAAAAGATGAGCAATGCCCAAATGGCCGAGGTAAATCGTCGTACCGATGTTATTTCCTACGCTGTAATGGCTGAAATGTCGCATTTTAAACAAGAGCGTGACACACATCTGAAACAAGCGCTAAAATCTTTTATTGAGGAACAAATTAAGTTTTATTCCAACGTAGTTAGTAGACTGCAAGAAGCACACCGTCAGTTTGACTAA
- the LOC129242293 gene encoding uncharacterized protein LOC129242293 yields MSSLDIYDDSENLISSDEYSEEDDDELMNAAISSQPNRKPGKSDRLYNSPPRQRSVKREQRLPFRRKLCTKYKSRSLKWLNGKAKREKSKEYLLCLRKKESPIEVSLPREKEYNSSDTCKEDKVTNNLSETIDLDESDVEYSSPIKSKEENKKVQEEEIKEKPKDEKFEKPKELVEESKELVETPAIEESAIDSNDKNCLKRAHSPTPTPEKNGNANKRHQPERPTSTHLYREINEMFPKYDEVVGSHVKHKSSTSDAIDESMTRLMLDIQTLNDILQTKETEWNRLLNLKRVKEEMLARLSRAKHVLGIKDRKFEEHKYNLQVLKELESYLSEPQSSASTSTSANIGLSTTHQLIENRASMKTEDLQKESNNTNRLQNILISSNILQRAEMTNYDINDGKINSSPIHHTVFNDDSPELQKYQYLEQKLKSKVGRQGPFIDVKSMVADFRQQNPVVFPRVGKRIKANDSSYSVRAVSTPPDVPQCIDANSLLMETSYNCNGSNYTPTLEKLLSTTSRNNSPLHVKPSAPATQGFKFNTESQKSYYRLQNDGSCNEISITPVNCVNRYPQKIQNSKSGLLRTALDVNSQHNSYYDMSGYVKSTHKTMRDVHNNDLQLCQECKMHEARFVCAGCGNQWYCSRDCQVNAWDKHSEVCSE; encoded by the exons ATGTCAAGTCTCGATATATACGATGATTCGGAGAATCTTATAAGCAGTGATGAGTACAGCGAAGAGGATGATGATGAACTTATGAACGCCGCTATCAGTTCGCAGCCTAACAGAAAGCCCGGGAAATCTGATCGATTGTACAACAGTCCTCCGAGGCAGAGATCTGTTAAGAGGGAACAAAGGCTGCCGTTTAGAAGAAAATTATGCACTAAATACAAGTCGAGATCACTTAAATG GCTCAATGGAAAAGCGAAACGTGAAAAAAGCAAAGAATATTTGCTATGCTTGAGGAAAAAAGAATCTCCCATAGAAGTATCTCTTCCGCGTGAAAAGGAATATAATTCATCTGATACCTGCAAAGAAGATAAAGTAACGAATAATTTATCGGAAACAATTGATCTTGATGAATCCGATGTTGAGTATAGTTCGCCCATTAAgagtaaagaagaaaataaaaaagtgcaagaagaagaaattaaagagAAGCCAAAAgatgaaaagtttgaaaagccaAAGGAGTTAGTGGAAGAGTCAAAAGAATTGGTTGAAACTCCTGCAATtgaa gaaTCCGCAATAGACTCAAACGATAAAAATTGTCTTAAAAGAGCTCATTCCCCAACGCCTACCCCagaaaaaaatggcaatgcAAATAAGAGACATCAACCAGAGCGGCCAACTTCGACACATTTGTACAGAGAAATCAATGAAATGTTTCCGAAGTACGATGAAGTTGTTGGAAGTCATGTAAAACACAAGAGTTCTACATCAGATGCAATCGACGAAAGTATGACACGATTGATGTTGGATATACAAACTCTGAATGatattttgcaaacaaaagAAACTGAATGGAATCGGTTGTTGAATTTAAAAAGAGTTAAGGAAGAGATGCTGGCAAGATTATCACGAGCGAAGCATGTATTGGGAATAAAAGACAGAAAATTTGAAGagcataaatataatttacaagTATTGAAAGAATTAGAATCATATTTATCGGAGCCCCAGTCGTCGGCGTCGACGTCGACGTCAGCCAATATTGGTCTTTCTACCACTCATCAGCTTATTGAAAATCGTGCCAGTATGAAAACGGAAGATTTACAAAAGGAGAGCAACAATACAAATCGTTTACAAAA CATTTTAATATCGAGCAACATCCTACAGCGTGCCGAAATGACTAATTATGACATTAATGATGGGAAAATCAATTCATCACCTATTCACCATACGGTGTTTAATGATGATAGCCCAGAACTGCAAAAGTATCAGTATTTGGAACAGAAATTGAAGTCAAAAGTAGGTAGACAGGGCCCATTCATAGATGTTAAGAGTATGGTTGCGGATTTCCGGCAGCAAAATCCCGTTGTTTTTCCACGCGTTGGAAAACGTATTAAAGCAAACGACTCTAGTTACAGCGTGAGAGCTGTGAGTACGCCGCCTGAT GTACCTCAATGTATTGATGCCAACAGTCTGCTAATGGAGACGTCATATAATTGCAACGGATCAAATTATACACCAACGTTAGAGAAATTACTTAGTACAACGTCGCGTAACAACAGCCCCTTACATGTTAAGCCGAGTGCGCCAGCCACACaaggttttaaatttaacacaGAAAGCCAAAAAAGTTACTATCGTCTACAGAACGATGGCAGTTGCAATGAAATTTCCATAACGCCGGTGAATTGCGTTAATCGGTACCCACAAAAAATTCAGAATTCAAAATCAGGACTTCTAAGAACGGCACTAGATGTG aaTTCCCAGCACAATAGTTACTACGATATGTCCGGTTATGTAAAATCTACGCATAAAACCATGCGCGATGTGCACAACAATGATCTACAATTATGCCAAGAGTGCAAGATGCATGAAGCACGCTTTGTTTGCGCTGGCTGTGGCAATCAGTGGTACTGTAGTAGGGATTGCCAG GTTAACGCTTGGGACAAACATTCGGAAGTCTGTAGTgagtga